AAACAAACACCTTGACTTGAATTGCTTTAGTGTTTAATATAGCTCTACTTGTACAAAAGTGATGATCTTAAAACCTATTTTGACAAACCTATTtttcactggcaatactaaaagcCATAACTTACTGACCTTCAAAGTTCAAATTCAAAGCCATCTGATTTGGCTATATCCATATAGTAGTGAGCTCCAATGGAACATTCCAAGTGGAAACCATGGTGACAGGACAGCGTGCTGAAGTCAGACAGCACATGCTCGACCAGCCAGCTAGGTGTCATTTATCAAATCCATGATGGATCGCCTTGTGGTGACAGCGAAATTTCACTGGGGTTCATAGACACATTTGATGTTGCCAGTGTTTCCACCAGAACGATAATGTTGCCGTCAAAGCGGATCAGTGGGGTGTAAAGGACTTCATTTAACAGTATCAGGCAAAACAACATAGTTTTTTAATTAAACCGAGTGGTCTCTGGTTAGCTAACTAGAGGGAGAAAATAGGCAGCTAAAGTCAGTCCCAACATGAGCTAAAGGGCCTTGGTTGCAGTGAGTGGGCTACTCGTCGCGAACATATAACATAACATAACTTGCTAACTAAACTAATTAACCCACCGTTCTGTCTAGGATTCATTTCACGATGGCCTGCACGAAACGTATGATAATGAAACTAGGCGACCTTTCGGTAACGTTAGTTGTTAGACTAGTGATCTACCTCTCCTTCATCACGCTAATGTTAGAACGACACATGTGTAGTTGtggactagctaactagctacttgtTGACTTGCTAGCTAGCCATTTTGACAGTAGCTAACGTTCATGTGAATGAAAATGTGAGCTAGATTGACTTCAACTTCGTACCTTATCAGTCAACTCTGTGGTGTCAATGATAAACTACTCATCAGTCCCACTTTTGTTTGtggcaaaaaaaaatgttttaaccacAAACAAGAATGATGCACGAGCAATTTTGAAtagctaacgttatctagctagctaaacggctaacgttagctactacATTCTAGTCGGCACTTGAGACCTTACACACTATGCTCGCTAGACACAGACAGTGTAGTTTCTTCCATTCCGAAAAATAAATATCCTTCATCACTATTCTAAGAATAATTGATAACAATTAAATATTTGAGGAGTCTTATCTGGGCCCTTTTATATCACTCACCTGTTGTTACGGACGCCATGTTTACAGAAGAACAGCTGCATCCAGGAGACAGCTTCGTTCGTGACGTAATTTCCGTTGCGTTTCTGAAGTGGCATATTTTCACCACCAGAGTGCAGTGTATGCCTTCAATCTACTGCCATAAATTGTCGTTCATTTTTTGGAGACATTTCACTGACGTTACATTTTCTGATAGAAATGAGGAATGGGGACACACCGGTGGAGTCTGGTTGGAGGAACTTTAGGACGGGCTCATTTTaagggctggaatggaataaatggaaccgTAACAAACAGGTCAAACATgtggaaaccacgtttgactctgttccatctATACCATTCCAGCCTCTACAAttagcccatcctcctatagctcctcccaccagcctccactgggacacggacacacacacacacacacaacaaataaCCTTAACAATATGTTGCTGTTTATTGAATGCCATTTTCGACAATGAAGATTTGGACCGTAATATAATCAGTTACGGAGGGGATCGTTCACTCAGCTTTCACAgtctatcaacaacaacaatgAGTAAAGTCCCCCCCCCTCAAGTAAAATAAGAGAGAATGGAGGAAAGGAGTTAGAATGGggtggacatagagagagaaagggagagagaaagaaatatgaCCGATTGACTGTCATAACATCTGGTCCATTTGAAAAAGATCGacagtactgtataatataatcagAGGGTAAATTGATTCATTCAGAAACAGAAGCAAGAGAAGGCTATTGAGTATTACATTTCATCAATTATTATACTTATTTTATGCATTGGACAAGGACAAGTGTGTAGTTATCAAAGTACCATCATTAGATCGATCAGTTGAGTAAAAGTGTTTGTACCACTGATGCAGCACCCTCTCAATATCCTCCAATAAAACCCATTTAGTTTAGGGCCTCAGCTGTTACAAATAGTCTCAATGTCGAGTATAAATTTCTGAGTCCATTTTCATTGGTCACTGCTGATCACAACAATGCAACCGTTGCTTCACAGAAAAAGACAAACATATACAGtctgattttttttctttttctagaGAAGGCATTCGAGGAAAAGACGAAGGTTCTATTGAAGGAAATAACAGAAATAAGGCATCAAAGGAAAATGCTAAGAAATGGAGTGTTTTGAAATATTTCTTTAAGATTCATATATTTATAATCAAGGTCCACCCCTCAACCTCCACTCAATTAGGTCAAGACCTCTTGGCCCAAACATAGATACAGGGCTATGTGAATGAAAGCTCGCGGTACAGTTTATAACAGGGGCTGAAAATCACAGCAATACATGGTCACACTGGACACATAGCGTAGCAGAAAGAGAGTGCCAGAACACTTCTGGCACTGCGTAAATGAAGTTCTTCAGATGACTTGCTACATGTCTACCTCCGACGATATGACTGCATCTCAGTCTCCATTTCAGTACATAACATCGTACGTTTGCAACCCATGGGGAAAACAAATTGTTTGTTGTTcacaaaaatggtcaaagacctcTTGTCTGTTCCAGTCAGTCTTATATCAGGTATTTGTATGAAGGCAGGTTCACTGATGCGACAAAGTTACTGAGTTTATGTCATCGTTTCTACATGTGTCCATGGCCCATCTCTACTTGGATTGTTAGGAAAGGAACGTCCAAAATGACTTAATCCTCTCAGTTCTCTCCCTCaatccgcctctctctctgtctcttgtctttacctttcggtctctctctgcctctgtctgtaggCCTCCAGTGACGGTGTGAATAAACAAATCACACGAGGGAGGTGGTGTGAAGGCAGTATTGGCCACCAGCCTGGACACTGCAGAAAATGCCATTTCCGGAGATGAGAGAAGGGTAGAAGAGAACGTTCTCTGAGAGAATGCACGGTTGGGATTCAAGAAATCAATGCGACACCTGTTTAGGGTGTGAAATAAGAAGAATATCGTCGGCATGAATATTCAAAACATGCTCTCGTTCAGTGAAAGAACCACGGCATTGTTGTTTTTGTCCAACTCTGGAGACTGTGAGCGCTGTTGATGGAATAGGACCCATGGACCTCATCACTGATAAGACTTGTTGTAAGTGAACCTGCCAGAACAGGATGTACAGGGCTATGTGAATGAAAGCTCGCGGTACAGTTTATAAGTTCATCCGATGTACTACAGGTAGCGGCACAAAACCGTTCCGTACACGTGCCATCTATCAGCATAAAACCCCTTTCACACATcatcaacaatgccatggtaggTTCATGGAAGGAAATGAAAAGGCTATGACGTTCGTCATTCAAAAAGGGCATACGAGGCCTGTCCCTTGTCTTACCAGTTGAAGCCTGGCACGTCAGTTATTTTGGAGGGGCCCTCTTTTGAATTCAACAACTAAGACTTTAGCCCTTCTAATGATAAGCCAAACATATTTTTTTCCCTCTATCACACCTCCATTGATATTTCAACAATAACTACTATGAGGTGAATATTTTAAAGAGAGCAACTCTCGTAAAAGCTCTCCAAAAATGTCTGTCGATTTGAATCGCATGATAACTACTTTATTGAACAAGAATGCACACTAGACTCTTAACAGACTTCTCAACAAAAAACATTCAATTAAAAAATGATTTGCATCATGAATACTTTAATATGTATTTTGACATTCAATTCATATTAGTTTCCTCATTTTGGATCCAAAGGGGACTAAGTGGTGACATTAAGCTTTGGTGGTGTAGGCATTGGGACTGACAGGCAAATGTAAAAGCCAAAAGGCAATAGTACCACCTCAATAATCTCATCATACTGACGAGCCGCAGTACATGCAGTATCACGTGTTAGATATAGTTATCATGAATAATGTGCTTTATATATAAAACGTATGAGCACAGGCAGTGATCATGTGCGTCATATTGAGGGAATGGTTAAGTACGGTCATTTATTATAATTGTTTGTTCTTTTAGAAAAATATCAATTTTAAAACCAGCCTCAACAACCACCTCTGTTTCTTCATTGACAAAAATATCCCATTTTTATATTTTCAAACATTCATACTTTACAATCATTGTACATACACTTCAATATACATATCTTCTGTATGTATATGCGTATGCTTTTAAGTATACTTTTGACACATATAACATTTTATGATAGTGCACATGCCTCTGAAGTTGCCAAACATAATATTGAAAAAATCTAATAACAACACAAtgcaataataatagtaacattaaggGGGAAACCACCCCTGAAAGAACAAAAACATCCGGCATCGGCAACACAGGTAAGAGCGGAGGACAAaaccaaacttttttttttatacataaaACATAACAAATGTCACTTGAAAATGAAAAAGAACAAATTCACAGGCGAATGAAGAACACATACTCACAAACAccccctcctctcgtctcctctgtgTGTCCGGCCTCTGTATTGTGCTCTAACATCGTGTCAACCTCAATCAAAAGAAAGATAGAAGCGGGCCAAGTGGCTCAGAGTGGGATACACTCACAATAAATGCACCTCCCACTAGGAGAGGAAGCGAGGCCGCTCATCCCAATGTTCAGAGGTTGGTTGAATATTCCTTTTAAAAGtatctttaaaaataaaataaaaatataatggTTCACATCTGATACCAATAAACTCATGTCTGACAAAAAGCTCTTTACCAAAAGGACATGCCTTtctcaatgttttttttcttcttttcaaTCATGACATTTTCTCTGTCAAAGGTAAGACTTAAAAACGACAACAGAGAATACTTGGTGATAAAGGAGGGGGGAAGAACATTGTACACAATAGTATCAGTAACGAATGAAGGACAATTCAGATGCTTGAAAGCGACGGTATGAGTATTTGTGTGGGCCCAGGGTGAAGAGACTTTGCAGTATGGCAGCGGTACTATGCCAGTAAGAGGTAACCCATCCACACAGTTGGCAAGAGctggatttttttgggggggggggggggggttaaaattCAATTTAGGTTTAAAAGTACAGGGGGCTCATCCTTTGTCTCTGCCAAAGTTTCAGCTCTCCCTCTAGACCTCTACCTCGGCTAAagcctcttctctcactctcctgcCGTCCTCATCTCACCAGCGCAACATTTCATCTCCATCGTTTCAACATCCAACAATGGCTCAGGAGAAGAATGAAAAGAGTGACAACCCTTTTGCATTTGTGTCCATCCTATTTTGTGTCTTTTCAATGtggtttttttgttttgttttgttgctttgttttttttaaagctcTACTTTGAGCGAAACACTCCAGGGCTCCTCAGTGGGGGGTGCGTCCGTGTCCatgtggggggggggcaagggGGACGTGTGAGGTGGGCCGGCGCTCAGTCAAGGTCCCAGGGTCTGGAAGGGCTCTGCGTGCTCTCAGGGTTCGAagacttcagagagagagagacagagaggagagaaacaaagatggagagatggacgaAGAGTAGACGGCGGGAtaaaaaggagagagagccaaATAGCTGGAGGCTGTGACGCCCTCCCCTTTCCAAGTCACAACTAACGACGAAGAAGCAAGAGGAACCGAGAGGATGAGGAAGGCAGGAGGGGAGAGCAAGAGCTCAGCAGTCTGGCCTCACAAAAGAAGACCCAAACCTAAGTCCTTCTTCCCTATTTCCGCTTGCACAAATACATTCAGCATGAAGAGGAGGGGTGAAGAAGATGAGAGCAGGAGCAGTGAGAGAGGAATGACCGACAGAGGGAACAACGGGGAGGACAAGTGTGCCTGTTGGATCGCAGGTGAGCATGTTTTCTATTTACTGTGTGCACTGTACGTGCACGTCACAAGACGTTGAAAGATTCATTGTGAATTAACCTGGGTATGATGTAGGAGAATGTTTTCACAGATCGACTGACAACTCAGAGCCCAGAGTTTTGGACTCAATTTGAATTCACTTTAAATACTTGATGAGTTATATTTAGTTTCCTCATGAGGACAATGGTGTGCACTAAATGCTATGTGGTCAAACTTTGCTTGATGTCATGTTTACTCGGTCTGAATGTGTGCGATTTTTGATTGGCTCATTATATAATGTATGTTCATCCATGTTGTTGACCTCGTCTACCATGAGCAACTGTTTTTTGCCGTATATAAGTGATTGGCGTAGGGGCGCGCGCgcgtggtgtgtgtctctgtcggtcAGTCAGAGCGCGAGCAGCGAGGGCGAGTTCAGGGAACCAGAGGACTGCTCGCTGCTGCTGTTTCTCTGGTTAGCGCTGACCCCGCAGGCTCCCTCTGGGTAGCTGAACACAAATGAAGATGTGTATGAAGGGTTGTAGCTGCCAGCGGCCGCGCCATCATGGTGACCACCACCCCCACCGTCGGCCACCAGGCACGGCCCACCCGGCGCAGGCTCGCTTGAGCCATAGAAAGAACTAGAAAACGCTACCTCCTGCATCATCCCCGGCTGCTGCTGATGCTGCGAAGTAGAAGGCTGCGAGGTGTAGGCGGGAGGCAGGTAGAAAGTGTCCTCCACAGTCAAGCCCACGATGGAGACGGGGGCCTGTTGGGGCAGTAGGGGCTGATGCTGGAGCTGTGTGGAGCCTGAGGCCTGCTGCTCCTGGTAGGGGATCTTGCAGCTGGGCTCGTGAGCCACCAGGACAAACTCCAGGcgctccttctccttctgcagCTCAGAGATCTCAGCCTCCAGCTCAGACTTCTCCTCCTCCAGGATGTCGGTCTcctgtggagggaaggaggacaggCGAGAGATAGGATTCAAAACGCTGTATAGTCTAACCCTCTATGTCTATGTAGATGGATGCATGGCTATCTTTCTAGATATAGATAGGCCTACATGTTTCCTCCTTGGAATAGATAGCATAGCCTATGCTAGGACTGGTAAattagactataacaactgtaggCACAATAGACCTTCACAAGCACTATAATCATCTTTGCTCACTTCAACTTCTGTTAATAACCAGCCACTTAAATAACATTGTGTTCCTATTACTCACATAAACAGTCATTACCATAAGCCTAGTAATGTAGCGTAACACACTGTATATAATTATTACCATAAGTCATTTTGACAGTAAGAACCCCAGCCAAGCTCACCCCTTGCAGTCGGTCAGTGAGTTCGCGCCGGCGGTTTCGGCATTTGGCGGCTGCCAGCTTGTTCCTCTCGCGTCGAACACgcctcttctcctgctcctctGAAGTCAACTGGAGGAAAAGAATAAGGAGAGATTAAAACAAAACCCAAACTTGGTCTTTGCCTCTATCTCGCTAGCTTAGAATAACAGATATCTCATCAGATACAGTATCGTTAAAAAAAATGTGGTGAATGTGTTAACTCTTGCTGTCTACCCATTCTACATATAAAGAATGACACAcagggcatacacacacacttacaaacacACCAACATCTCCATCGTCACTCACAGACTCGTCTCGTACACGGCGACTACGA
This DNA window, taken from Oncorhynchus gorbuscha isolate QuinsamMale2020 ecotype Even-year linkage group LG13, OgorEven_v1.0, whole genome shotgun sequence, encodes the following:
- the LOC123993086 gene encoding protein fosB-like isoform X1, with protein sequence MQLFWKETKSILPEQNKEHINGDVTLIPGTIGFSLRSSGVMFQGFPGDFDTISRGSSSPSIESQYLSSVDSFGSPPASASQDCVSAGGGDGVGSGGVDMPGSFVPTVTAITSSQDLQWMVQPTLISSQASGQSGTQSVSLVDPYDLPGPSYSSGSGFTPAGSDTPGQGSAPGPIRQSRTRSRRVRDESVSDDGDVGVFLTSEEQEKRRVRRERNKLAAAKCRNRRRELTDRLQGETDILEEEKSELEAEISELQKEKERLEFVLVAHEPSCKIPYQEQQASGSTQLQHQPLLPQQAPVSIVGLTVEDTFYLPPAYTSQPSTSQHQQQPGMMQEVAFSSSFYGSSEPAPGGPCLVADGGGGGHHDGAAAGSYNPSYTSSFVFSYPEGACGVSANQRNSSSEQSSGSLNSPSLLAL
- the LOC123993086 gene encoding protein fosB-like isoform X2, with product MQLFWKETKSILPEQNKEHINGDVTLIPGTIGFSLRSSGVMFQGFPGDFDTISRGSSSPSIESQYLSSVDSFGSPPASASQDCVSAGGGDGVGSGGVDMPGSFVPTVTAITSSQDLQWMVQPTLISSQASGQSGTQSVSLVDPYDLPGPSYSSGSGFTPAGSDTPGQGSAPGPIRQSRTRSRRVRDESLTSEEQEKRRVRRERNKLAAAKCRNRRRELTDRLQGETDILEEEKSELEAEISELQKEKERLEFVLVAHEPSCKIPYQEQQASGSTQLQHQPLLPQQAPVSIVGLTVEDTFYLPPAYTSQPSTSQHQQQPGMMQEVAFSSSFYGSSEPAPGGPCLVADGGGGGHHDGAAAGSYNPSYTSSFVFSYPEGACGVSANQRNSSSEQSSGSLNSPSLLAL